CTTTTGTTAACCTTGCTCCGGAGCGAACCTTCTACGTGACGTCATTTACCAAATCCATTATGCCCGGCCTGAGAATAGGTTACGTAGTCGCTCCGAGCAGTTTGCTTCCCGCGGCAACGAACCGCTCACTTGTCACCACGTGGATGGCGACGCCGTTGATGGCGGAAATTGCTTCACGTTGGATCTTCGACGGTACCGCGAAAATGTTTTTGGATTGGCAGAGGAAAGAACTGAACAAGCGTCATCAAATAGCGTCTGAGTGTCTGCAAGGAATACGATATTCGAGCCATCCACAGGGCCTTCATTTGTGGGTTCCATTGGAAGCCGGCCACACTGAAGATGCTTTCGTCTCAAACGTGCGCCTTCGGAACGTGGGTATCGCACGAGGAAGCGCGTTTATGTTGTCGGCTCAGCCCTGTCCTCCAGCGGTCCGAATTTCAGTCGGCGCAACGTCCCCTGATGACTTGCGCCTCGGGTTAGAGATTGTTGCTTCAGTATTAAAGGAAGTTCCAGAGCCGGTGCTACCTACCCTTTAGAGATTCTGCAAGTCTTATCGTGAGTTAGACCCTCGCTAGGAACTTGCGTGTCGTGACGTGCCCCTGGCCAAGCGCCGCGTACGCGAACTCGCAATTGCCGGGCTTTTGGCTTCACTGGTCGCGGTAGGGACACTGGTGTAACCGTCCGGTAAGCACCGCAGTCGCCGATCGTCATTCATCTCAGCGAACGGTCAGGCTCCGTTGCCGACAATGAGAGCACCGCTGCTGTCCTCCAAAGGAAACTCTCCGGACCTGCGCCATACCTTCATTTGCCGCCGTATCCAGCTCTGGCACAAGCATTGCGCCGATATCGACAACGCCATGGCGGCGCTCTCGACCACGGCAAGATCTCCGATACCTATTGATATCTGACCGGCGTCCCGGAACTCATGGCGGTCGCTGGCAAACGGTTCGAGCTGTTCGCGTCTACGGATGGAGGGGATCATCATGACTGATCCCAAGCTGACACCGTCCTTTCCCATCCTGCTTCAACGCTTTCGTCGAGCATCTGGGCAATCAGCGAGCCGTCAGTTCGCGCACCATCGCCGCCTGCCGCGATACATTGCGGATGCGCATCGCGCACCGCAAGCACCTCGGCCTCTACCGCCTCGTTACAACGCCTCGGGCTTATATGCGGACGGCGTGAGCGATCCGCCAACTCCCGGTCGCCGGCTCCCCAGCGCGCCAGCCATTTATAGCCGACATCCGGGCTGATCTGGAACCGCCGGCATAATTCCCGCCGGTTCACTCCCTCCTCAAGCGCAAATCGCATAAACTCCCGCCGCTCTCCCATAGTCGATACCACTCGCCACGGCGTGGGTCGGCGAGGATCATCACGTGCACGCTGGCAAGTTCGTCGGGGAACTGATCGGCCGCATCGTTCATGGCGGGATGGAATCATATTCGATCCCAGCGGTTTTGCTCATCCCGCCGACGTCGGACGCCAGGTGTTTTGCGGCATTCGCCAGTCTATGCTTTCGAGCAAATAGCCGAGCTGCGCGGGCGTGATAGCCACCGTGCCGTCGGCCGCCGCTGGCCAGATGAAGCGGCCGCGTTCGAGCTTCTTCGTGATGCTGCGGGCTTTGCACTACGAAACAGCCAGGTGCTTTTGAAGCGCGTGATAGTCTGACTCTGACCATCCGGGCAATGCCACGAGCATCGTTCCGGTCGGACTTGTTCACCTGCGCCTTCAGGAAAGCTTGGGCGTGCTGGGTCTCAACGCAGATCGCCGGCAGGCCGGCACGCCAAGGTCCATCGAACAGCCATTGCGACAACGGTCCTTCTTCAAGGCCCGACACGGGCCAGTTGCCAGACCGGGTCCATCAAGGCGCGCGCCAAATCCTCCGGATGGCTGGTGACCTTCAATTCCCGGCAGATATTGCCCGTCTCATCGACAATGCAGATCGAGCTCTCTTTTAGACGCGGGTCAATTCTCGGCGCAAATACCGGTCACTTCTCAGTCCAAATCAACAATCTGAGCGTGAAGCGGACCCGTTTGCGAGATTTGCGTCATAATGGCTGCCATAATTCAACCGAACGATCTCTCTGCAAACTGGAAATGTCGAACCCTCGGGAGCTTATGGTTGTGGACCTACTCGTCGGCCTTATGCTCTGCAAATCATCTTGGGCGTTTCCCGTTCCAATCGTGCCGAACGACTGAAGGCCGACGAAGACTCGCGG
This genomic stretch from Sinorhizobium arboris LMG 14919 harbors:
- the tnpB gene encoding IS66 family insertion sequence element accessory protein TnpB encodes the protein MTKKLERGRFIWPAAADGTVAITPAQLGYLLESIDWRMPQNTWRPTSAG